In Streptomyces sannanensis, the DNA window ACCGAACCCGTGGTCACCGACTCGGGGCACGGCGGCGTCCGCACCTGGGTCGCCGGACCCGACGGCCGACTCTGCACGGTCGGCGACGTGGCACCCGGCGGCGCCGGGCGCGCCCTCGGCGTGGCCGACCGGGCCGTCCGCCTCGGAGACACCGCACTCACCCACCGGGAACTCGGCCGGGCCGGCCTGGCGGTCTCCGGCGCGACGGTCTCACCCGACGGCCGACTGGGCGCCGGCAAGGGCGTCAAGGCCGTCACCGCCCGGGGCGCGAGCTGGGCGGAGCCGCCGCTCGCCGCCTTCTGGGAGACACCGCCGCCCGAACAGGCCGCCCGCGCCCTGCGCTCCACCTCCCGCTACGCGGACCCGGACGGCGCCGGCCACGACCTGATCTTCCTGGACGTCGAACTCCTCGGCCCCGTACACGAATCAGGCGGCACCTGCCTGCTCGCCTTGTGCGCCGGAGGCATCCCCGTCCGGCTCACGGCCGCCGACGACGACCCAGCACTGGCCCACCGCGACAACCTGACGCTGCTCGCCACCGCGCCGGGCACACGGCTCAGGATCATCGGCCGCCTGGTCCCCGCACCCCACCCCAGACTCACCCTCCTCGCCTGCTCCCACCCCATCGGCGAAGGCACGATCGACCTCGGCCTCGACCGCCTGCGCCGCGCCGACCTCCCCCTCCCGGACGCCCGCGCGCACCCCGCCCCGCCCCGGCCGGGCGGCCCCGGCGCACACTCGCCCCTGCACCTCCTGGAACGCCGCGTCGAACAGACGGTCCCGGCCGGCCGCGCCGCCCTCGGCATACTCACCGATGTCTCCGCCGACTCCCACCGCCTGCGCCGGGCAGGCCTTCCCACGGCCGCCGGACTGCTCACCGCCCTGTGCACCTCGGCCGCCCGACGCGAACGCGACCCCTTCGGCCGTCTCCTCCCCGCCGACACCGACACCTTCGCCACCCACTGGCTCTCCGCCGCCCGCTACACAGCCGCAGTATCCGAGTCCCTGTGCGCGGCGGCCTGGGAACCGGCGCAACACGGCCCGGTCACGGCGCCATCCGTCCCGGCACTGACTCATTGACGGGCGGGCGGTGCTGCTCCCGGCTGCAGCGCCCCGCCCGTCGGCCGGGAGCGGGATCGAGACGGTGGCGCGTGAGGAGATCGCCGAAGACTTCTGGTTCATGACACCGGTTTGCGCGCTCGCGGACGGCGCCCGGGTCCACGAGACCATCGGCGACCACCGGGCCGCCGCCGAGCACTGCACGCTGGCGGCCACGGTCCCGTACTGCTTCAAAACCTGTGCCGTTCGGAAACTCATCGTTGCTGCTCGGAGGGGGTCTGGCGCGGCATCACGGTCTGCTGGAACCCTGTCCGGGTGATCGTCTGAAACAGGTTGTGGGCCTTCAGTGGCTTGTCCAGGTAGAGGACGCCCTCGTTGGGGGCGTCGAACCCGGTCATCAGCTTCGCGGTCACCACCAGGAAGCACAGCGGGTCGTCAGGGGTGAGGAACCGCCGCTTCTGCTCCTCCTCCTCGGCCTCCGACAGTTGGAACGGCCGCATAGCGGGGTCTTCGTCCTTGGAGTCCGAGACAGTTTTGAGCACTTGGCAGGCGCCGACCTCAAAGACGGCAACGAACGTCTCTGCCTGCACCTCGGACTGAAACTCGCGCGGTTCACCGGCCGCTACCGGCCTGCCTGCTGCCCCCCAGTCCGGCGACGGCCCGCTGCCCCGCGCTGCAGACGGGCGGCGGAAAAGGGCGACGGCCCCGCCATCGGTGGCGGGGCCGCGACCTGTCCGTGCGGGCCGGGGCCGGGCCCGACCCGGCCCGCACGGGGTGTCGGATCAGGTGCAGGTGTAGCCGGGTTTGAGAGAGAAGTCGGCCATGGTCGTCATGCCCGGCTTGACCTTGACCGATGCGGGCTGCGTTGCCCACTTGTCCTTGGACGCGATCACCGTGAGCGAGTTGTTGCCGACATCCAGCCAGAACACGTACTGACCGTTTCGGTCGGTCCTCAGCGTGTAGCTCGCCGTCTTCGAAAGGATCTGCACGGTCGCTCCGCTCAGCGGCGCCGGTGTGCCGGTGCAGCCGACTCCGGTGACCGTCCCGGTGATCTTTCCCCAGGTCTTCGGCGGATTCACCACGAATGTCACCGGCACCGGCGCGATCGCGTACGGGGTCTTCGCGCTGATCGTGAGCTGTGCGGTGAAGGTGCCCGGTTGGGTGATCTCGGCGACGTCCGCTTTGAAACTCACGGTGACGTCAACGCTCTCGCCCGGCTGGATCGTCACATCGGTCCTGTCCTCTGACAGCCAGGGGACATCGGTCGTGGCGCACTGGTCATAGCCGGGCAGCAGCTCGGAGCTCCTGGTCGCGGCGAACCCTCTGGTGGAACCTCCGATCTTGTAGAAGCCGCAGGCGGAGCCGCCGCGGTAGACGGTGTTGTTGGAGTTGGGCAGCGCGGTCCAGGTATCGGAACGCGGGTCGTAGGCGAAGCCCTGGTTGGTGAGCGTGCTGGTGCCGTCGGTCACGCCGCCGGACACCAGGAGCTTGCCGTCTGCCGCCGAATAGCCCATCGCCCACAGGTCGATCGGCAGGTCGGCAACGGAGCTCCAGCTGTCCGATGCCGGGTCGTAGCCATAGGCGTGCTTGGTGCTGGTGCGTGCGTCTTGCCACCCGCCCGCGCAGTTCAGCGTGTTCGCGATGGCGCCGCAGCCGAGCCAGGAGGTCGGCTCCGGATACGCCGCCCCCGAACTCCAGGAGTTGGAGGCCGGGTCGTACACCTGCACATCCGTCGTGCCGCAGGCGGTCGTGCAGCCGCCGACGATGTAGATCTTGCCGCCCAGCACGGCCACGGCGGCGCCGGCGTGTGGTTTCGGGTTGTCGGCGCCGGTGGACCAGGCGCCGGTGGCCGGGTCGTAGATCTCGGTCTTGGCCACCGTATTCCCGTCTGCTTCCCAACCGCCGAAGACGTAGAGCTTTCCGCCGTAGGCGGCCGCCTGCGGAGCCTCACGTCCGGTGCTCAGGTTGGGCAGGGCACTCCACGCCTGGGTACCTGGGTCGTAGACGTAGGCCTTGTTGAGGAAGTTCGTGCCGTCGGTTCCGGCGACCGAGTAGACCTTGCCGCCCATGGTGGCCACGGCGTTGTCCATGATCGGAATCGGGTAGTCGGCCAGCGTCGTCCACGGCGCCGCGTACGGCGTCGTCGACGGCTTGGCCGCCGCCCGCGCGGTCGTGCCGGGCTGCAGCCGCAGGGGACTGTAGTCTCCCTTCACCTCCTGCAGCGGAGCACCCTTCTGCTCCGCGGCGGGCTGGTAGCCGCCCGGCAGCTCACCGATGTCGGCGGTCACCGGGGCGGTTCCGGTGTTCTTCAGGGTCAGGGTGGAGTTGCCCTGGCCCTTCCAGCCGACGGTGGTGCTGAGTTCGGCCGGGCTGACCGTGAGCCGGGGTGCGGGCAGGGCGAACGTGCCGTCCGATGCCTGGTGCGGGGCGACATTGACGGTGATGTCCTGTGCGCTGTAGGAGTTCCCCGCCGTGGCGGAGAAGGTGTGCTCCCCGGTGAGGGAGGAGAACATCCAGTAGAAGCCGTCGCCCAGGTTCGGGTCGTTCGGCGTCGCCGCCGAGGTCGTCTTCTCGGCGGGCTTGTCGGCGGAGGTCACCGTAGCGCCGTTGATTGCGGCCCCGGTGTTCTTGTCGGTCACCTGGCCGAGGACCAGGCCGCCCGGTGCCGGGTCGCACGTGCGGCCGCCGAGGAAGACGTCGTCGACCTGCCACCAGAAGCCCCAACGGCCGGTGAAGTGGAACCTGACCTGGACGTTGGCCTTGCCGGCGGCCTGGGACAGGTCCACGGTCTCGGTCCGCGGCCCCAGGACGCTGTTGCTGGTGTGGTGCCAGACAGTGGTCCATGTCTGGCCGCCGTCGACGCTGAGATCGACGTCCCCTGTGCCCGAGTAGGAACCCATGTAATCGGTGCGGAAGGACAGGATCGGCTGGGTGTGCCGGCTGAAGTCCATCACTGGGCTGATCAGCGAGCTGTCCTGCTTGTTGTTGCCGTAGCGATCGCTGTCGAGGACGGCGAAGCCGCCGGACCCCCCGGTCCTGTTGCCGCGCTTGCCGGGGTCGTTGAACACCCAGGTCTGGCCGTTGCCGATCATGTCGTCGACGGTCCAGCCCGCCGGCGCGGTGGTGCCGTCGAACGGCTCGGTGGTGCCGTCGTAGTGGAGGGTGTAGCCGGCCGCGGTGCAGGCCTTCGGGTCGACCAGTGCGTCGACGTCGTGCGTCACATCCGCCGACCCGACCTGGATGTCGTGAGTGTCCTGCCGGTAGCCCGGGTACAGCGGATCGACCTGCAGGGTGTAGGTGGCTCCGGCGGGCAGGCTCAGGGCGTACTTCCCCGTCTTGGGGTCGGTGTAGGCGACCGCCGTCGGCTCGTCCTTGACCCGTACCGTCGCATACAGCGGCCAGCCCTGACCGGAACCGTCATGGACCACACCGGAGACGTTCACGCTCGGCTTCGCGGTCAGCGCGAAGTTCTCGGTCACCGTCTGACCGTCGCCGACGGTGACACCCGAAACGGTCTTGGTCGCGTACCCGAACTTGCTCGCGCTGACGTCATACGTTCCCGTCGGCGCGGTCAAGGTGTAGCGCCCCTGCTTGTCCGTCATGGCCGTGACGTCACCGACGGTAACCTTGGCCGTCGCCAGCGGAGCGCTGCCGTCCGTGACGGTACCCGTGACAGTGCCGCGCGGCCCGGAACGGAACGCCTCGACGTTCAACAGCAGGTTGGGGGAACCGGTGCCCGGGGCGGTCACCACTCCGGTGGTGGCTGAGGAGGTCAGCGCCCCTGCGACCTGCGATGGGGTGGCGGTGGGGTTGTCCGCCAGGTAGAGCGCGGCTGCTCCGGCCACGTGCGGGGACGCCATCGAGGTGCCGTTGATGGTGTTGGTGGCGGTGTCGCCGGTGTTCCACGCCGACGTGATGGCTGACCCGGGCGCGAAGATGTCCACCGCGCTTCCGTAGTTGGAGAAGCTGGAGCGGGCGTCGCCGCTGGTGGTGGAGCCGACGGTGAGGGCCTCGGTCACGCGGGCCGGGGACGAAGTGAAGGCATCGACGTTGTCGTTGCCCGCCGCCACGGCGTAGGTGACCCCGGAGGCTATGGAGTTGCGGACAGCGGTGTCCAGCGCCGTGTTGACAGCGCCACCGAGGCTCATGTTGGCCACCGCGGGCTTGACGGCGTTGGCGGTCACCCAGTCCACGCCCGCGATGACGCCGGAGGTGGCACCGGAGCCGGTGTTGTCGAGCACGCGTACCGCGACGATCTTGGCCGCCTTGGCCACACCGTACGACGAGCCCGCGACCGTGCCGGCGACATGCGTGCCGTGGCCGTTGCCATCCGCGGCGATATTGTCGCCGTCCACGAAGTCGTACCCGTAGCCGGCGCGGCCGCCGAAGTCCTGGTGACTGATGCGCACACCGGAGTCGATGATGTAGGCCGTGACCCCGCCGCCCGCCGTACCCGCATAGGTGTAGCTGCTGTCGAGCGGCAGGGCTCGCTGGTCGATCCGGTCCAGCCCCCAGGAGGGCGGATTGGGCTGAGTGCCGGTCGGGCCGGTGCCGGTCACCTTGACGACCTGGTCCTGCACGACGGACTCCACGGCCGGGTCGGCGGCGAACCGCTTGGCCTGCTTCTCCGTCAGCTCGACGGCGTAGCCGTTGAGCGCCGTGCGGTAGGTCCTCTTGACCTTGGCACCGTACTTGGCGGCCAGATCCTTTCCCTTGCCCGAGCCGGCGTCGGCTCCCTTGCCGAGGATCACGATGTACCGATCCTTGATGGCACCGGACGCGCCCGCGTTCTCGATCGTACCTTCGGCCTGGCTCGCCGCCGTCGCGGGCAGCGCCGGACCGACGCCAAGCGTCAGGGCCGCAACGGTGACCGCGGCCGCGCCCTTGAGGGTGCGCCGGGTACGTGCAATCAGTGGCATCAAAGCTCCTCTGCGGCGACGGCAAGCGCCACGATCAACGTCCGAACACGTCCGACCGCCGCGGTTAACGCAAGCGGACGCGATCTGAGACGGGCTGGTTGAGCGGAGGGAGGATGAGACATGTACAGCTCTCCTACGTACGGGGTGCGTGCAACCCCACATCGTGAATTCCTGATCAGGCAGATCTCGGCTCAGTCGCACTTCTTCAACCGCGGCTCGTTTCCGCGGCCCAGCGTGCTGTAGTACGGACTGAAGTCTGTGATCGCAGGGAGCTCGAGACCCTGCTCGGCCTCTTCCGGCCGGATGACGTCGACCGCGATCATGTCGGGCTTCCCGTCGCCGCCATAGTCCACGGCAGATTCCAGCACGTGCTCACGCATCGTGGCCCTCGCCACTCCTGATGCGATGACGAAACGCGAGAATACGTTCATTACCGTGCTTCCAGAAGCTGGATCAACCGGACGGGGTCGGCACTTTCCAGCCCCGAGGTGGTGCTCGGGGACACGAGGGTTCGACAGGACACGGTGCACGAGACTTTGTTCGCCCCTTCTGCCGGATGACAGGTTTACGCGGACCTTATGGCCGGCGGCACAGCTCCGTCATCGGTCGAAAGTCGGGACAATCCCAGCGCCGGCCCGACGAATGTCGAATCATGCAGACGCCCGGCAGCTCGACATCCTGTGGGGCTCGTTTATTCATCGTTGCTGGTCGAGAGCTTCCGGCTCCAGCCCCGCCGTTCTGAAATCATCCCGAGATGATCGCGTCGCTCCTCTACAACGTGACCCGTCGACTGCTCTCGGTCCCAAGGGTGCTGCTGCGCCACGAGACTTCGAAGGACGCAGAGCTGCTGGTGCCGAGGCTCGAGAACGCGGTACTGCGCCGCCAACTCCACAGCCCCGTGCGCTACCAGCCCGCGGACCGGCTGTGGCCGGCGGCGCTGTCCTCACTCATACCCCGGCGGCGGTTGGCACAGGTCTTCCCCGTCACCCCGGGAACACTCCTGGCCTGGCACCGCAAGCTCGTCACCCGGAAGTGGGACTACAGCAAACGGCGCACCACCTCGGGTCGGCCGCCGACCCGAGCCGAACTCAAGAAGCTCGTCCAACGCCTGGCCAGGGAGAACAGCCGCTGAGGGCATCGCAGGAGCCAAGGCGAACTCGCCCGGCTCGGGCACCCGATCGCCGCCTCGACGGCCTGGGAGATTCTCCATGCCGCGGGCGTCGATCCGGCCCCACGCCGCCACGGGCCGACCTGGCGCGAGTTCCTCACCACGCAGGCTGACGCCATCATCGCCTGCGACTTCCTGCACATCGACACCATTGGGCTCGAGCGCCTGTACGCGCTGGCGTTCCTCGAACACGGCACCCGCCGCCTCCACATCGCCGGTGTCACCGCCCATCCCACCGCCGCCCGGGCCACTCAGCAAGCCAGGAACATGGCCTGCGACCTCGGCATCCGTCTCGAGTCGCTGCGGTTCCTCATCCGAGACCGCGACTCCAAATACACCGAGAGCTTCGACACCGTCTTCCAGGCCGAGGACATCGAAACCCTGAAGACGCCACCACGAGCACCGAGGGCGAATGCCCAATGTGAAAGGGTCATCGGGACCCTCCGCCGGGAGGTCCTCGACTATGTCCTGATCCTGAACGAGGCCCATGTCCACCGCGTTCTGACCGAGTACCAGCGGCACTACAACCAGCATCGTCCGCACCGGGCCCGGAACCAACTACCGCCCGATGCCCCAGCGCAGCCAGCCCCGGTCCACGGCCTCGACCCCTGCCGGATCCGTCGCACCCGAGTCCTCGGCGGCCTCATAAACGAGTACCGATATGCGGCGTGAGGTGCAGCGACGAATATCCGAGCCCCGCAC includes these proteins:
- a CDS encoding type I restriction enzyme subunit R domain-containing protein translates to MLKTVSDSKDEDPAMRPFQLSEAEEEEQKRRFLTPDDPLCFLVVTAKLMTGFDAPNEGVLYLDKPLKAHNLFQTITRTGFQQTVMPRQTPSEQQR
- a CDS encoding Kelch repeat-containing protein, with the translated sequence MIGNGQTWVFNDPGKRGNRTGGSGGFAVLDSDRYGNNKQDSSLISPVMDFSRHTQPILSFRTDYMGSYSGTGDVDLSVDGGQTWTTVWHHTSNSVLGPRTETVDLSQAAGKANVQVRFHFTGRWGFWWQVDDVFLGGRTCDPAPGGLVLGQVTDKNTGAAINGATVTSADKPAEKTTSAATPNDPNLGDGFYWMFSSLTGEHTFSATAGNSYSAQDITVNVAPHQASDGTFALPAPRLTVSPAELSTTVGWKGQGNSTLTLKNTGTAPVTADIGELPGGYQPAAEQKGAPLQEVKGDYSPLRLQPGTTARAAAKPSTTPYAAPWTTLADYPIPIMDNAVATMGGKVYSVAGTDGTNFLNKAYVYDPGTQAWSALPNLSTGREAPQAAAYGGKLYVFGGWEADGNTVAKTEIYDPATGAWSTGADNPKPHAGAAVAVLGGKIYIVGGCTTACGTTDVQVYDPASNSWSSGAAYPEPTSWLGCGAIANTLNCAGGWQDARTSTKHAYGYDPASDSWSSVADLPIDLWAMGYSAADGKLLVSGGVTDGTSTLTNQGFAYDPRSDTWTALPNSNNTVYRGGSACGFYKIGGSTRGFAATRSSELLPGYDQCATTDVPWLSEDRTDVTIQPGESVDVTVSFKADVAEITQPGTFTAQLTISAKTPYAIAPVPVTFVVNPPKTWGKITGTVTGVGCTGTPAPLSGATVQILSKTASYTLRTDRNGQYVFWLDVGNNSLTVIASKDKWATQPASVKVKPGMTTMADFSLKPGYTCT